CGTCGAAAAATGTCCGTGAGAATGTCGAAGAGGCCGTGAAGGCGCAGCGCGATCTTCTCAAGAAGTTCGAGGAGATCTCGATGAAATTCGCCGAGCCGATGAGTGATGCCGAGATGGAAAAGCTGCTGGACAGCCAAGGGAAGGTGCAGGAGAAGATAGATGCGGCGAATCTCTGGGAGCTCGACCGGAAGATCGAGATCGCGATGGATGCGCTGCGTCTGCCTCCGGCGGATGCCGAGATCGATACGCTGTCAGGGGGCGAGA
This genomic window from Gemmatimonadaceae bacterium contains:
- a CDS encoding ATP-binding cassette domain-containing protein → MKDLRKVVPPSREILRGIWLSFYPGAKIGVLGANGAGKSTVLRIMAGVDHDFQGEAWPHEGTRIGFLSQVPELDSSKNVRENVEEAVKAQRDLLKKFEEISMKFAEPMSDAEMEKLLDSQGKVQEKIDAANLWELDRKIEIAMDALRLPPADAEIDTLSGGE